One genomic segment of Flagellimonas marinaquae includes these proteins:
- a CDS encoding Rid family detoxifying hydrolase, translating into MKPFQYTILAILLSGFVATTYAQETTELIFHNSHEPKKQKAPFSDVVEAGNMYFLAGQIGMDHTTRTLVDGGIQAETKQAIENIKAVLEEHNLTLDNVVKCTVILADIDDFAAFNEIYVQYFTKKPARTTFAAKGIAANGQIEIDVIAVK; encoded by the coding sequence ATGAAACCTTTTCAGTACACCATCTTGGCAATTTTGTTGAGCGGCTTTGTTGCAACCACTTATGCACAGGAAACCACCGAACTTATTTTCCATAATTCGCACGAACCTAAAAAACAGAAAGCTCCCTTTAGCGATGTGGTTGAAGCTGGCAATATGTATTTTTTGGCCGGGCAGATTGGAATGGACCATACAACGCGTACCCTTGTTGATGGCGGTATCCAGGCCGAGACCAAACAAGCTATTGAAAATATAAAAGCGGTCCTTGAGGAGCACAATTTGACTTTGGACAATGTGGTGAAATGTACCGTGATCTTGGCAGATATTGATGATTTTGCGGCTTTTAACGAAATTTATGTCCAGTATTTTACCAAAAAGCCTGCTCGGACCACTTTTGCCGCGAAGGGCATTGCTGCCAACGGACAGATAGAAATCGATGTTATTGCCGTAAAATAG
- a CDS encoding helicase HerA-like domain-containing protein, producing MGNKENFFEHIAQGYAMKGDYITMGAGMLDGETITDAHIKIPLKMMNRHGLIAGATGTGKTKTLQVLAENLSDKGIPVLLMDLKGDLSGIAQPSPGHPKIDERHEKIGLPFEPKGFPVEIMSLSEQDGVRLRATVSEFGPVLLSRILDLTVTQEGIVAVVFKYCDDNKLPLLDLNDFKKVLQYATGEGKKEFQSAYGRISTSSTGTILRKIIELEQQGADLFFGEKSFEVDDLVRIDENGRGFINIIRLTDIQDRPKLFSTFMLSLLAEIYATFPEQGDSDRPELILFIDEAHLIFDNASKALLDQIESIVKLIRSKGIGLYFVTQNPTDVPDDVLAQLGLKVQHALRAFTAKDRKAIKLTAQNYPISEFYDTAEVLTSLGTGEALISALDEKGRPTPLAATMMRAPMSRMDVLSDSEIKEVLDASKLIKKYNEEIDRESAYEILSEKIEKAEKEAEKEKEIKQTSRRTTSTRRSTRMNPVVKVLTSATFIRGVLGVLKKVIR from the coding sequence ATGGGCAATAAAGAAAATTTCTTTGAACATATAGCACAGGGATACGCCATGAAAGGCGATTACATTACCATGGGTGCCGGTATGTTGGATGGTGAAACCATCACCGATGCACATATAAAGATTCCTTTAAAAATGATGAACCGTCACGGACTCATCGCAGGTGCAACGGGAACCGGTAAGACGAAGACCCTACAAGTGCTTGCAGAGAATTTATCCGACAAAGGAATCCCGGTTTTGCTCATGGATCTAAAAGGAGATTTGAGCGGTATCGCCCAACCAAGCCCCGGCCATCCTAAAATTGATGAACGGCACGAAAAGATCGGGCTTCCGTTCGAACCCAAAGGTTTTCCCGTAGAGATCATGTCGCTATCCGAACAAGATGGGGTACGCCTACGCGCCACTGTTTCCGAATTTGGCCCTGTACTTTTATCCCGTATTTTGGATTTGACAGTAACCCAAGAAGGTATTGTTGCCGTAGTATTTAAATATTGTGACGATAATAAATTACCCTTGCTCGACCTAAATGATTTTAAAAAGGTACTGCAATATGCAACTGGTGAGGGCAAAAAAGAGTTTCAATCGGCTTATGGCCGTATATCCACAAGTTCCACAGGGACTATTTTAAGAAAGATCATCGAGCTCGAACAACAGGGAGCCGATTTGTTTTTCGGGGAAAAATCGTTCGAAGTGGACGATTTGGTCCGTATTGACGAAAACGGACGAGGATTTATCAATATAATCCGTTTGACCGATATTCAGGACCGTCCCAAACTCTTCTCAACCTTTATGTTGAGCCTTTTGGCGGAAATTTATGCCACCTTCCCAGAGCAAGGCGATAGCGACCGACCCGAATTGATATTGTTCATAGACGAGGCACACCTTATTTTTGACAATGCCAGCAAAGCGCTTTTAGATCAAATTGAAAGTATTGTAAAACTAATTCGCTCCAAAGGAATAGGGTTGTATTTTGTAACCCAAAACCCGACCGACGTGCCGGACGACGTACTGGCACAATTAGGATTAAAGGTGCAACATGCCCTACGTGCTTTTACGGCCAAGGACCGAAAAGCCATAAAGCTCACGGCGCAGAACTATCCCATTTCCGAGTTTTACGACACAGCCGAGGTACTTACCTCTTTAGGAACCGGGGAAGCCTTGATCTCCGCTTTGGACGAAAAAGGACGCCCCACTCCACTGGCAGCAACCATGATGCGTGCTCCTATGAGTCGAATGGATGTGTTAAGCGATTCCGAGATCAAAGAGGTTTTGGACGCCTCCAAATTGATAAAAAAATACAATGAGGAAATCGATAGGGAAAGTGCTTACGAAATCCTGAGTGAAAAAATTGAAAAAGCTGAAAAGGAGGCAGAGAAAGAAAAAGAAATAAAACAAACTTCCCGCAGAACAACCTCAACACGAAGAAGCACCAGAATGAACCCTGTGGTCAAAGTTTTGACCAGTGCAACATTTATCCGGGGGGTTTTGGGCGTATTAAAAAAAGTGATTCGATAA
- a CDS encoding alpha/beta hydrolase codes for MKKALNKIIPLVYGQYYNAYTWIAPKKAAQSAFHTFSTVRKGRVKPEQADFLNGAKFTIEKVVGHQIQTYHWPGNKETVLLVHGWESNTYRWRNLIKKLREAGFNIIAFDAPSHGYSSGKHLYVPLYEEVVNYMVLKHDPKHLIGHSMGGMTIVYNQYKNPKDSVEKIITIGAPSHIQDFIDHFQDLLKLNNRVMKNLDNYIENRFGFKIDQFSTAEFAQSISKKGLLFHDKLDKIAPYNASVSVSEKWKNSKLISTEGLGHSMHQDNINDQIISFLEG; via the coding sequence ATGAAAAAAGCACTTAACAAAATAATTCCATTGGTCTATGGGCAGTACTACAATGCCTATACATGGATAGCTCCGAAAAAAGCGGCCCAAAGTGCCTTTCATACGTTCAGCACAGTAAGAAAGGGAAGGGTTAAACCGGAACAGGCCGATTTTTTGAACGGCGCCAAGTTTACTATTGAAAAAGTTGTGGGACATCAAATACAGACCTACCATTGGCCCGGAAACAAAGAAACCGTTTTGCTGGTACATGGATGGGAGAGCAACACCTATAGATGGCGCAACCTTATTAAGAAACTACGGGAAGCCGGTTTTAATATCATTGCTTTTGATGCTCCTTCGCATGGGTACTCCTCCGGGAAACATCTATACGTACCACTATATGAAGAAGTGGTAAACTACATGGTGCTAAAACACGACCCTAAGCACCTTATCGGCCACTCCATGGGCGGGATGACCATTGTTTACAACCAATATAAAAATCCCAAAGATTCCGTTGAAAAGATAATCACGATTGGAGCCCCTTCCCATATCCAGGATTTTATCGACCATTTTCAAGATTTGTTAAAATTGAACAATAGGGTAATGAAGAATCTGGACAATTATATCGAAAATCGTTTTGGGTTTAAAATCGACCAATTTTCTACAGCGGAATTTGCCCAGTCCATCAGTAAAAAAGGTTTGCTTTTTCATGATAAACTAGACAAGATAGCACCCTACAATGCATCGGTATCGGTAAGTGAAAAATGGAAAAACAGCAAATTGATAAGTACAGAAGGGCTTGGCCATTCGATGCACCAAGACAATATAAACGACCAGATCATTTCATTTTTGGAGGGTTAA
- a CDS encoding VOC family protein, which produces MQSISPFHVAVPVHNLEECRTFYRDVLGCEEGRSAEHWVDFNFFGHQFVIHYKPKSDEKTHTNPVDGKNVPVPHYGVVLPWDTFETFSKGLIKKGIEFVIEPYIRFKGEPGEQATMFFLDPAGNALEFKAFKDMGQLFAK; this is translated from the coding sequence ATGCAAAGCATATCACCTTTTCACGTTGCCGTACCCGTTCATAATTTGGAAGAATGCCGCACTTTTTACCGGGATGTTCTTGGTTGCGAAGAGGGTCGAAGTGCCGAACATTGGGTAGATTTCAACTTTTTTGGTCACCAATTTGTAATTCATTACAAGCCTAAATCGGACGAAAAGACCCACACCAACCCAGTAGATGGGAAAAATGTTCCTGTACCCCACTACGGTGTTGTATTGCCCTGGGATACCTTTGAGACATTTTCCAAAGGTTTGATCAAAAAAGGAATCGAATTTGTAATAGAGCCCTACATTAGATTTAAGGGTGAGCCCGGGGAACAGGCCACCATGTTCTTTTTAGATCCTGCCGGTAATGCCCTTGAATTTAAAGCCTTTAAGGATATGGGACAATTGTTTGCAAAATAA
- a CDS encoding DUF2306 domain-containing protein yields the protein MAQSVRNKAAWVVFVLLAIGIGLYPLIYLFATEEFGILMNKSDELLSSTLWNFAFYGHISFGGLALMIGWLQFVKKIRTKRLLVHRNVGKVYVVSAVASGLCGVYLGFFATGGIVSSIGFICLGVIWLFTTIRAYIAVKNKDLSLHQGLMIYSYAACFAAVTLRIWLPILTLIFGEFVLAYKIVAWLCWVPNMIFAHLWVRKKGLNLV from the coding sequence ATGGCTCAATCGGTACGGAATAAAGCGGCATGGGTGGTCTTCGTTTTATTGGCCATTGGTATTGGTCTATACCCATTAATTTACCTATTTGCAACGGAGGAGTTTGGTATCTTAATGAACAAATCGGATGAGTTGCTGTCCAGTACTTTATGGAATTTCGCCTTTTATGGACATATCAGTTTTGGAGGTTTGGCTTTGATGATCGGTTGGTTGCAATTTGTAAAAAAAATAAGGACCAAACGATTGCTGGTACATCGCAATGTAGGTAAGGTTTATGTAGTCTCGGCAGTGGCAAGCGGTCTATGTGGTGTTTATCTTGGTTTTTTTGCAACAGGAGGTATAGTTTCTTCAATAGGGTTTATTTGTTTGGGCGTTATTTGGTTGTTTACGACCATAAGGGCCTATATTGCAGTTAAAAACAAAGATCTATCGCTACACCAAGGATTGATGATTTACAGCTACGCGGCATGTTTTGCTGCGGTCACTCTACGGATTTGGTTGCCTATCCTGACCTTGATTTTTGGAGAATTTGTATTGGCCTACAAAATAGTGGCTTGGTTGTGCTGGGTGCCCAATATGATCTTTGCTCATTTGTGGGTTCGCAAAAAAGGGTTGAACCTGGTATAG
- the folD gene encoding bifunctional methylenetetrahydrofolate dehydrogenase/methenyltetrahydrofolate cyclohydrolase FolD — translation MKILDGKKVSNQIKEEITVEVAKMKQQGEKVPHLAAVLVGNDGASLTYVGSKVRSCKKIGFESTLIHLPEETTEEELLKQVDQLNNDPNIDGYIVQLPLPEHIDEEKVLMAVDPDKDVDGFHPTNFGKMALDMETFVSATPFGIMELLKRYQVETEGKHTVVIGRSHIVGRPISILMSQKGSPGNSTVTLAHSRTKNLKELTLQADIVISALGVPKFLKADMVKEGVTIIDVGITRVPDNTYEKGYYITGDVDFENVSKKASYITPVPGGVGPMTIAMLLKNTLLARERHNTK, via the coding sequence ATGAAAATCCTTGACGGAAAAAAAGTATCCAACCAGATAAAAGAAGAAATCACCGTTGAGGTGGCCAAAATGAAACAGCAAGGGGAAAAAGTCCCTCATTTGGCAGCCGTTTTGGTGGGTAACGATGGTGCTAGCCTAACCTATGTTGGGAGCAAGGTAAGATCCTGCAAAAAAATAGGTTTCGAATCCACATTGATACATTTGCCAGAAGAAACCACCGAAGAAGAATTGCTAAAGCAAGTAGATCAATTGAACAATGATCCAAATATCGACGGTTACATTGTGCAACTACCACTGCCCGAACATATTGATGAGGAAAAAGTTCTTATGGCCGTAGATCCGGATAAAGATGTGGATGGTTTTCATCCCACCAATTTTGGGAAAATGGCCTTGGACATGGAAACTTTTGTTTCGGCTACCCCATTCGGAATTATGGAGTTGTTGAAACGTTATCAGGTAGAAACCGAAGGCAAACATACCGTTGTAATCGGTAGAAGCCACATTGTAGGTAGGCCGATCAGTATTTTGATGAGCCAAAAAGGAAGTCCCGGAAATTCCACCGTAACCTTGGCCCACAGCAGGACCAAAAACCTAAAAGAGCTCACTCTACAGGCCGATATTGTAATTTCTGCCTTGGGCGTTCCAAAGTTTCTCAAGGCCGATATGGTAAAAGAGGGGGTTACCATTATCGACGTAGGGATTACCCGTGTTCCAGATAATACATACGAAAAAGGGTACTACATTACGGGAGATGTAGATTTTGAAAATGTCAGTAAAAAAGCATCCTACATTACCCCGGTACCCGGTGGCGTAGGTCCTATGACCATTGCAATGTTATTGAAAAACACATTGTTGGCAAGAGAGCGCCACAACACCAAATAG
- the ffh gene encoding signal recognition particle protein, which translates to MFDNLSEKLDKALHVLKGHGQITEINVAETLKEVRRALLDADVNFKIAKEFTNTVKEKAMGQNVLTTLQPGQLMVKLVKDELTELMGGDAEEIDLSGIPSVILMSGLQGSGKTTFSGKLANYLKNKKTKKPLLVACDVYRPAAIDQLHVVGDQIGVEVYSDRDNNDPVAIAKAGIAHAKSVGCNVVIIDTAGRLAVDEQMMTEISNIHKAIQPQETLFVVDSMTGQDAVNTAKAFNDVLNFDGVILTKLDGDTRGGAAISIKSVVDKPIKFIGTGEKMEAIDVFHPSRMADRILGMGDVVSLVERAQEQFDEEQARKIQKKIAKNKFGFDDFLSQIQQIKKMGNMKDLMGMIPGAGKALKGLDIDDDAFKHIEAIIHSMTPDERSTPSKLNASRKKRIAAGSGTSIQEVNQLLKQFDQMSKMMKMMQGGGGKKMMQMMQNMR; encoded by the coding sequence ATGTTCGATAATTTAAGTGAAAAATTAGATAAGGCATTACACGTCCTAAAAGGACATGGTCAGATAACGGAAATCAATGTTGCGGAGACCCTCAAAGAAGTCCGCAGGGCTTTGTTGGACGCCGATGTCAACTTTAAGATAGCCAAAGAATTTACCAATACCGTCAAGGAAAAAGCAATGGGTCAAAATGTATTGACCACGCTTCAGCCAGGGCAACTTATGGTAAAGTTGGTAAAGGACGAGCTCACCGAGCTAATGGGCGGAGATGCAGAGGAAATAGACCTTTCCGGAATCCCATCCGTAATTTTAATGTCCGGTCTGCAAGGTTCCGGTAAAACCACTTTTTCTGGAAAACTTGCCAATTATCTTAAAAACAAGAAAACCAAGAAGCCCCTTTTGGTAGCTTGTGATGTATATCGTCCGGCGGCGATAGATCAGTTGCACGTAGTGGGCGATCAAATTGGCGTGGAGGTATATTCCGATCGCGATAACAATGACCCTGTGGCCATTGCCAAGGCAGGTATTGCACACGCCAAGAGCGTCGGGTGCAATGTGGTGATCATAGATACCGCAGGTCGATTGGCCGTGGACGAGCAGATGATGACGGAGATATCCAACATCCATAAAGCCATTCAACCCCAAGAAACATTGTTCGTAGTGGATTCCATGACGGGTCAGGATGCCGTAAATACTGCAAAAGCGTTCAACGATGTGTTGAATTTTGATGGAGTTATCCTAACCAAGCTCGATGGTGATACCAGAGGTGGTGCCGCCATATCCATTAAATCCGTGGTGGACAAACCCATCAAGTTCATCGGTACCGGGGAAAAAATGGAAGCTATCGATGTGTTCCACCCATCACGTATGGCCGATCGTATCCTCGGTATGGGAGATGTGGTGTCCTTGGTGGAACGTGCCCAAGAGCAGTTCGATGAAGAACAAGCACGCAAGATCCAAAAGAAAATTGCCAAAAATAAGTTTGGGTTCGACGATTTCTTGAGTCAGATCCAACAAATCAAGAAAATGGGGAACATGAAAGACCTTATGGGAATGATCCCAGGTGCCGGCAAAGCATTAAAAGGTCTTGACATTGACGACGATGCCTTTAAACATATCGAAGCCATCATTCATTCCATGACCCCCGATGAGCGATCCACACCTTCCAAACTGAACGCCAGTAGAAAAAAACGTATAGCGGCAGGTAGTGGTACTTCAATTCAAGAAGTAAACCAATTGCTAAAACAGTTCGATCAAATGAGCAAAATGATGAAGATGATGCAAGGCGGTGGAGGCAAAAAAATGATGCAGATGATGCAGAACATGCGCTAA
- a CDS encoding RNA polymerase sigma factor → MDNVCEDHIFSEVFKTHSRTVFNFIFYKFGNEEKAHDAVQEAFVKLWQNCAKVSPDKAKSYVYTVANNLYLNVIKAEKVRLKHAGSLVNDRTNESPEFLMEEKEYKEKLDNALNALPENQRTTFLLNRVDGKKYAEIAELEGVSVKAIEKRMHLALKSLREHIDGI, encoded by the coding sequence ATGGACAATGTTTGTGAAGACCATATTTTTAGTGAAGTTTTTAAGACACACTCCAGGACTGTCTTTAATTTTATTTTCTACAAGTTCGGAAATGAGGAAAAGGCCCACGATGCCGTACAAGAGGCTTTTGTGAAACTTTGGCAGAACTGCGCCAAAGTTAGCCCCGACAAGGCTAAATCTTACGTTTACACCGTTGCCAACAATTTGTATTTGAATGTAATAAAAGCAGAAAAGGTAAGGTTAAAACATGCCGGCAGCCTGGTTAACGACCGCACCAATGAATCCCCTGAGTTCTTGATGGAAGAAAAAGAATACAAGGAAAAATTGGACAATGCATTGAACGCCCTTCCGGAAAACCAACGCACTACATTTTTATTGAACCGCGTGGATGGAAAAAAATATGCAGAAATTGCCGAATTGGAAGGTGTGAGCGTAAAAGCAATCGAAAAACGCATGCATTTGGCCCTTAAAAGTTTGCGCGAACATATCGACGGCATTTAA
- a CDS encoding FecR family protein has translation MQENYLAKWLSGELSGEELREFESSPEYASYQKLKIASEKLTAPEFDADLALQRLKDEQIYNTPKVITLNPFKKFLRVAAVIAVLIAGSYFYISTINESVRTEFAERSEVVLPDNSEVFLNAESRISYSKKNWDKNRNIELEGEAFFKVAKGKKFTVSTKHGAVAVLGTQFNVENRDGFFEVTCFEGLVSVTHNEQVTKLPAGSAFMVVNGKIVNTGTPEGTVPSWMNNESSFESIPLTYVFAELERQFNIQVSTKDIDTNLLFTGSFNNTDLNMALKSISTPSKTRFKIDGDNVLFYAGNKLQ, from the coding sequence ATGCAGGAAAATTATTTGGCAAAATGGCTTAGTGGAGAGCTTTCCGGTGAAGAACTCAGGGAATTTGAGAGTTCTCCGGAGTATGCTTCGTACCAAAAGCTCAAAATCGCTTCCGAGAAGTTAACAGCACCCGAATTTGATGCTGATCTTGCTTTGCAACGCTTAAAAGATGAACAAATTTACAATACTCCCAAGGTCATTACCCTTAACCCGTTCAAGAAATTTCTAAGAGTGGCAGCGGTTATCGCTGTTTTGATTGCTGGTTCGTATTTTTATATCAGCACAATTAACGAAAGCGTAAGAACTGAATTCGCCGAACGCTCCGAAGTTGTTCTGCCCGATAATTCAGAGGTTTTCCTTAACGCAGAATCCAGAATATCTTACAGTAAAAAGAATTGGGACAAAAACAGAAATATTGAACTGGAAGGCGAAGCTTTTTTTAAGGTTGCCAAAGGAAAAAAGTTTACTGTTTCCACAAAACATGGAGCTGTTGCTGTTTTGGGAACCCAGTTCAATGTGGAAAATAGAGATGGCTTTTTTGAGGTAACCTGTTTCGAAGGGTTGGTCAGCGTAACCCATAACGAACAAGTTACCAAGCTACCTGCAGGTAGCGCTTTTATGGTGGTCAACGGTAAAATAGTGAACACGGGCACCCCAGAAGGCACTGTTCCATCTTGGATGAACAACGAAAGTAGTTTTGAAAGCATTCCTCTTACCTACGTCTTCGCCGAGCTGGAAAGGCAGTTCAACATTCAAGTTAGCACAAAAGACATCGACACAAACCTCTTATTTACAGGGTCTTTTAACAACACAGACCTAAATATGGCGTTAAAAAGTATAAGCACACCCTCCAAAACAAGATTTAAAATAGACGGAGACAACGTACTTTTTTATGCTGGGAACAAACTACAATAA
- a CDS encoding TonB-dependent receptor gives MLGTNYNKHFGLILGLLFFLFCHVNAQEKQPTSVGLIPYLKTLENRFDVKFSYIDKDLEGLNITIPENLNTLGQILTFIESTFHIDTEKLNDRYYAITKNDRVDLCGVVLDNFAENTVIGATVEVLGTKIAKITDSDGSFTLRNIPRNSSLKIRYLGYITKYVPIEKLLQQGDCPKILLAQYYEQLDEVFVYKYLTSGIIKENDASITLNTAEFGILPGLIEPDILQTVQALPGIKSIDETVSDINVRGGTNDQNLILWNGIKMYQSGHFFGLISAFNPYQTDKVTIYKNGTPSNFGDGVSSVIQMETGNTITETWKGGAGFNLISGDVYAEVPIAPNLGIQFSARRSATDFLSTPTYKQFINRAFQDSEITLQNNNTVDDEFARDEDFFFYDFSGKILYDLNNAHKIRLSAIHIKNNLKFEETNIDANETNVSLLKQDNISVGGQLQSQWTDRFTSHLNLYYSKYNLDAQNVFANQVQQLFQNNQVTENALKFDTNYMMNNQFSWNNGYQYIETGITNATIINQPDFNSEIKWVIRTHAPYSQLNYSSLDNTFVGKVGARFNFVENLDTFKKLLIEPRLNLNFKLANYVRAEILGEFKSQATNQVIDLEQNFLGIEKRRWILSNDDTLPVTKSKQGSVGLNYEKNNFYIGIEGFIKNVDGISTSTQGFQNPYQFSGEIGSYKVKGLEFLINKKGDNYSTWLSYAYNKNDYTFDSIVPKRFPNNLDIRHTVTFASTYTYKNLKLSMGINYRTGKPYTEPAEGDEGLDEEFFPPRINFQSPNNSRLPEYFRADASAIYNFSISRAIRANAGLSILNITNRRNTLNKYYRVNEDNEIETIENFSLGITPNVSFRVSF, from the coding sequence ATGCTGGGAACAAACTACAATAAGCATTTTGGGCTCATCTTAGGTTTACTGTTTTTTCTGTTTTGCCATGTTAATGCACAGGAAAAACAACCGACTTCCGTTGGCCTTATCCCGTATTTAAAAACCTTGGAAAATAGATTCGACGTAAAGTTTTCTTACATTGACAAGGATTTGGAAGGGCTCAATATTACTATTCCCGAGAACTTAAATACGCTAGGGCAAATCCTAACATTTATCGAAAGTACTTTCCATATAGACACGGAAAAATTGAATGATAGATACTACGCCATCACCAAGAACGACCGAGTCGATCTTTGTGGTGTGGTCTTGGATAATTTTGCCGAGAATACGGTAATAGGTGCCACTGTGGAAGTTTTAGGGACAAAAATCGCCAAAATAACGGATTCGGACGGTTCTTTTACATTGAGAAACATCCCCAGAAACAGTTCCCTCAAGATTAGATACCTCGGCTATATTACCAAATATGTTCCCATAGAAAAGCTCTTGCAGCAAGGTGATTGCCCCAAAATATTATTGGCCCAATATTATGAGCAACTAGATGAAGTATTCGTTTATAAATATCTTACTTCTGGAATTATTAAAGAAAATGATGCGAGCATAACCTTGAACACTGCCGAATTTGGTATTCTACCCGGCCTGATCGAACCCGATATCCTGCAAACCGTTCAAGCTTTGCCAGGCATAAAAAGTATCGACGAAACCGTTTCCGATATCAATGTCCGAGGTGGCACGAACGACCAGAACCTTATTCTTTGGAATGGTATAAAAATGTATCAATCAGGGCACTTTTTTGGGTTGATTTCAGCCTTCAACCCATACCAGACAGATAAGGTCACCATCTACAAAAACGGAACACCATCCAATTTTGGCGATGGGGTAAGCAGTGTGATCCAAATGGAAACCGGCAATACCATAACCGAAACCTGGAAAGGTGGTGCAGGCTTTAATTTGATCAGTGGCGATGTTTACGCAGAAGTTCCCATTGCACCCAATTTGGGAATACAGTTCTCAGCACGTCGCTCTGCAACCGATTTTTTGAGTACTCCCACCTACAAACAGTTCATCAACAGAGCCTTTCAGGATAGTGAAATTACCCTGCAAAACAACAATACGGTAGATGATGAATTTGCTAGGGACGAAGATTTTTTCTTTTACGATTTTTCAGGAAAAATTCTTTATGACCTCAATAACGCGCACAAAATCAGACTGAGTGCCATTCATATTAAAAACAACTTAAAATTCGAAGAGACCAATATCGATGCCAACGAAACCAATGTTAGCCTATTAAAACAAGACAATATTTCCGTTGGAGGGCAATTGCAAAGTCAATGGACGGATAGGTTTACCTCCCACCTCAATCTATATTACTCCAAATATAATTTGGATGCACAAAATGTGTTCGCCAATCAGGTACAGCAATTGTTCCAGAACAATCAGGTCACCGAAAACGCACTAAAGTTCGATACCAACTATATGATGAACAATCAATTTAGTTGGAACAACGGTTACCAATATATTGAAACGGGGATCACAAATGCCACCATAATCAATCAACCGGATTTTAATAGCGAAATTAAATGGGTTATCCGAACACATGCCCCTTATTCCCAGCTGAATTACAGTTCGCTCGACAATACGTTTGTTGGAAAAGTGGGAGCACGGTTCAATTTTGTGGAAAATCTGGACACTTTTAAAAAATTACTAATAGAGCCACGGCTCAATTTAAATTTTAAGCTGGCCAATTATGTAAGAGCTGAAATATTGGGCGAATTTAAAAGCCAGGCCACAAATCAGGTGATAGATTTGGAGCAAAACTTTTTGGGTATCGAAAAACGACGATGGATCCTGTCCAACGATGATACACTACCGGTAACCAAGAGCAAGCAAGGTTCTGTTGGACTCAATTACGAAAAGAACAATTTTTATATCGGTATTGAAGGGTTTATCAAAAATGTGGATGGTATCAGTACAAGTACCCAAGGATTTCAGAACCCCTATCAGTTTTCCGGAGAAATTGGGAGTTACAAGGTTAAGGGACTAGAGTTTCTTATCAACAAAAAAGGGGACAATTATAGTACATGGTTGAGCTATGCGTACAACAAAAACGACTACACGTTCGATTCCATTGTACCTAAACGTTTCCCAAACAACTTGGATATTCGGCACACGGTCACATTTGCGAGCACCTACACCTACAAAAATCTAAAACTGAGTATGGGTATCAATTACCGAACCGGTAAGCCTTATACGGAACCTGCTGAGGGGGACGAAGGACTTGATGAAGAATTCTTTCCGCCCAGAATCAATTTTCAATCGCCAAACAATAGCCGTCTACCGGAATATTTTAGGGCCGATGCATCCGCCATCTATAATTTTTCGATAAGCAGGGCCATCCGTGCCAATGCAGGACTCTCCATTTTAAATATTACCAACCGAAGAAACACCCTGAACAAATACTATCGGGTAAACGAGGACAATGAAATTGAAACCATTGAAAATTTTTCTTTGGGTATTACGCCCAATGTGAGTTTTAGGGTTAGTTTTTAA